The genomic interval AGCACTTTGCGTAAATGCAATGTGCTTTTTTTGGTGTCCTAGTATGGAAGGCGATTAAAACAAGTATAAGGTACCAGGGGGGTGAGCCCCTTCTTTTTACCGTTGAGGAAATAAAAAAAATCAAAACCTGGTATTATTGTTCGGTGAAAATATTCGTATCTATATTGCAATGAAAAATTCATGAATAAACAAATGAGGTAAAGGCTACTTTTCTGTGATTTTCTTCAAGATAAGTGGGGCTTGTATGCTAGTTGCAGGAGAGAATTTCCTCGATTTCTGAATAATACAAGATGTGGTTTACATAGTGTTTAATAAAGAATGAAAATTTATGGAGAATGTAATTCATTATTTTTTTCCTGCCTTATTATCAAGAACAAGCTTCTATAAAGGGGCTGATTGTATGAGTCGAAATAAATATATGATACCAATCTTCGTATTGTGTATTTTCTTACTCATCATCCTAGTTGTGAATGTATTCCTTTACATTAGGATTCACATTGTATATAGTTCGGGTGTAGGTCCATTTTTATTAATAGGTTTGATCATCATGGCTATTGTTATTCTTTATGTTAAAGGGTATCAAAAACGATAGTCGATTGATTGAGAGTTTCTTGAACAACTACATGATTGCGATTAGCATCCCTTTTAAAGTGGATGCTCTTTTATTATTTTATAGGTTCTGTTAAAGATTAATGTTGATATTCAAAAAAGGAAAAAAGAGAACCTAAGAACGTTCCTGGGTTCTCTTCTTTGTTCTGTATTAACTAATGCTACCCATTGAAGAAGAAACAACTGGAAAATTAAAAACTTTTTAGTATTTTTGCTGGGTTTCCAGCTGCTATTGTATTAGCAGGAACATCTTTTATGGTTAGTGTATTTTAATACTATATTCAGACTAACGTAAACTATCGTAAGTATTTTTGATACCCCGAAATATTCGAAAATCATTAGATAGTTGGAATATTATGTTAAAATAAAGGTAGAAAGATATTTAGAAGGAGGCGGTTATCATGCCAACTTGTCAGAAGTGTGATCATAAGTGGACCTGGAGAGAAACGTTTGTAAAAATAATTCCGTTTCGACATCAAGTAAGCTGTCCATCGTGTCTTCGTACAATGTTATAAGTATATCTGCTATATTACTGCCTTTTATTTTGTTGCAATTCATTCTATTCCTTCTCTGGAAACGAACGAATCCCCATTTAAAAAGTGAAAGAAAAGTGGTGACTAAGTTTACCGTCATCATCATTCTAGGTATACTCCCGCCTTTATATTGTACGGTCGAGCTAGGGATAAATGAATACGACTCAATTTTTCGTACTGAAACATGGTTACATACTCATGAAAAAAGAGTGGTATATGGTTGATGATTTAATGAACGATTTTGAATTAAATGGCAAGACAAAAGAGGAAGTGATGAGCCTATTGGGAGCACCATCTGAAACAGAATATTTTAAAGAAGAAAATAATATGGTTTATTATCTCGGATATGAAAGAGGACTCGTTTCGATCGATAGTGAATGGTTAGTATAGACTTTGATGATAGAGAGAGAGTTGAGAAGGATAAGGTTGTGAAAGATTAGTATTTGTTGAATCAATTATGATGACTGTTAGAAATTGTCAATCTAATAAAGAAAAAGGTCGTTTACTAGCTATAATTCCCTCAGTAAGAGACCTTTTTCTTCCGGCATATGGCTTAAAAATTGTTATAGAACCACGTTCGGTTGTTTAATGGATTCAATGGACTAGCAAATACGATCGAACAAGAACGTCCTCTTCATTCATAAACTCTTTTTCTTGAAAACTAGAATCCTTAAGTTGAAAATCTCAACTTTCTGTACGTTATTCAATAAAATACATCTTTCCATTCACTTCAAGAGACACTGACGATTGTTTCAACTCTTCCTTTAGTGACTTGGCATAATCAACGACTTGATTTATTTTTGTCTTATCCAAATCTTCTGCATAGCTATAGACAATCGTTACTTTTTCCTTGATTAACTTATTATCATCAGAAAGCCACGAACCTGTCCCATTGATCGCAGTTGCTCCTCCAAACATTCTTGAAAATTCTTCTAACGACTTATTAACATAAGGAGTATTATCAATTGGTTGATCAATATTATAAGTAGATGGGACGTAAATTTTTACTATGTCTTCGAGGTAGAATTGTCCTTTTAATGCTGATGATTGTTTCGCTTTAGCTGTTTCTTGTTGTTCGGAAGCGTATACAGAATTAGCTAAAAGTACAATCAATAAAACCGGTATGAACCAATAAAAGATTTTTTTCCTTTCCAAAATTGCCACTCTTTTTTATTCGAAATTTGGCTGGCAAAACGATGGTGTGTTTCTATTTATTATTATACAAGGAACAATTAGTAAATTGTGGAAAGAATTAACTTATATTTTTATTCAAGTCTTTTTTACTATATTAGTGGAAAGGGAAGGGATCTTTTATTTAAAGAAGGAAACATCCATATTAAATAGAATGTATGCTCTTTAAGAGGAGTGTGATCTCGTTGGAGAGAAAATCTTTACAGGTATCTCCGTTACCAGAATATGAAGAAGAAATTGGTCGATGGCTATGGTGTTTAGAAGATGTTCGCCGAACTCTTATAACAAAATTAACTGGAATCAGTCAATATACACTCGACACAAAAATTGATGAAAGACAAACGATTGGCTCGCTGTTATATCATATTGCATTGGTCGAGGCAGATTGGTTATATGTAGAAGTCCTTGGGACTGAATGGGATCCCGAAATACGTTCGTTGTTTCCGTTAGAAGTCCATTCAAAAGACGGCTCTTTAACCCATATTGAAGGACAAAGTTTAGAGGAACATTTTCACCGCCTTAATAAGGTACGTGAAGTATTTCTTTCCCACTTTCGTTCAATGGACTTAACGGATTGGCGGAAACCGAGGGTGCTTGAACACTATGACGTCTCACCAGAGTGGGTTGTCTATCACTTGATTGAACATGAATCACACCACAGGGGCCAGATCTTTCAACTTCTTAGTAACATACAGAAACTGATCAAATAAGATGTTTATCCTTTAACTGAGGCTTGGTATTGATTTATACAGGGTTTTTGTGTTTTGCTCCTTATATGCCAACAATATTGTTTAATAATCTGTCCATTTAGTGGAATAACACATAGTAAGAAAATCGGATATTTATGTTAAAGTATATAGGTCTCTCTTTAAGTCAAAAGTAAAGCGTACATTAATTTGTACGCTTTTAGGCATTTTCTAAAATTGGTCATCCGGATGTAGGTTATTTTGCGAAAATTTGTCAGTAAGAAAGAGTAGTTGATATTATTGGAGGATCCTATCTATTAAATCCATCAAAAGAACAGTTAGAGAAAACAGTACAATACATAAAAGAACTTAATCCTGATATCCTTCATGCTTGTCATTGTACTGATTTACACTCTAAAGTAGCACTTTCAAAAGTAGCAGATATAAAAGAAGTTGGCGTAGGCTTAAAATTGGAATATTTATAGACAGTGGGGAACAATCCTTTAACTATTAAGTTTCTATTATATAACATAATGCCAATTGGGGATTTTTAGGCCATCCTTTGGAGTGATTTGTGAATTTTTGGTGCAAGACTAATACAAACATTTAATAAAGTAAGACCTAATATGTTTAACACTGTTTTAAGTAATGAAAGACGTATTCAATTTAAAGGGGGCTTTTCTTGAATATCCTTGCACCGTGGATGTTCCAGAACGCGATCTTCAACGATCGGGCGCTATCTTGGAGATTAGAACATATTATGGATTCCTGACAATAGGGGAAGGTCTTGTCCATAGACAAGTACCTATATTCAATTAATTAAGTAAACTACCAGATGTGATACTTAAGTAACGGAAGGATCGTCTATTTCAATTGAAGTATAAAAACTCGTTTGCTAGATAAGGGGGATGAAAATGAATAAGAAGAAAAACGGACCAGACATAATAAAGATGACATTTGGAAGAAATTCTTATGTAAAGGACGATGTGACAGATTTAGTATTTGCATGGTTGCATCCTATTATTTCATGTAGACTATGTATTAAGTATTTTATTAAATGGATCATGTCAGTAGATTCTTCTTTAGCACCTAAAGTACATCGATATTTCGTTTTTTTCTTTACACTTGTATTTAGTTCATTTTTGTGGATTTATCTTGGTGTGGGGATTGGGATTCTTTCGAATGATAAGTCAGATTGGGTGAGGCTAGTGACAGAGATTCCAATGATAGCTGGAATGGCCTTTTTGAGTATATTTGGATTATTGTTATTTTTACGGATTGTCATTTCTTTCGTTGAACTGATAAGACTTTTTAAAGTGGATAACTTATTTCTATATGGTGTAGGAGTTGCTGTTGTTTATGGGTTTATTGGCATGATTTCGATTGGAAGTGCATTCCTCTAATCTAAATGATAAGAGGTTTGTAGCGGTACATATTTTACTAGAGTAGGCAGAGGACAAGTTTGAGCAACAATGTGGAGGGATAAGCCCTCTTTTTTTATACTAAAAATAGAAACCAAGATTTTAGGGCTTAAACCTGTCTTATTTACATGATTAATAATTAAAGGGAGTGTACTCAATTTGTCGCAACATGATTTTACCGATGGCAGGATCATGAAACAGCTGTATATGTTCTCAGGGCCGATTATGCTGACCAATTTGCTGCAAGTATCCTATCAATTCATTGATAGCTTGTGGGTTGGCAACCTGCTGGGTGCTAATGCACTTGGGGCGGTTACTGTATCATCTACAGTTGTTTTAACCGTGCTGTCTTTTATTTTAGGGATCAATAATGCCCAATTGACCATTCTATCCCAGCAAAAAGGCAGGGAAGATGACTCTGGGCTTAAAACCTACTTAAATGCTTTTGTTGTTCTTCTCACTGCATTATCTATTTTGATTGGTATCATCGGATTCTTCTTCTCAATGCAGATTTTGGTCATGCTAAATACGCCGAGTGAAATGCTCGATGGGGCGAATGTTTATTTGCAAATTAACTTCATCGGGATTCTGTTTTTGATTGGTTATAATTTTATCAGTACTGTATTAAGGGCATTGGGAGATAGTAAAACACCGCTGAAATTTGTGATGATCGCTGCCATTTTAAATACAGTATTAGATCCGCTTTTTATTTCAGGCTTTGATTTGGGTATACAAGGTGCGGCCTATGCAACAGTATTATCACAAGGCATCGCTTTTCTGCTAGGCATCATTTATACATTACGTTTAAAATTTGTACCGTTTACTTTTCCTTCGGTACCGAAAAGAGAGGAAGTGCTCTTAATCCTTAAGCTGGGCATTCCGTCTGGTCTGCAAATGACTGTTATTTTTGCTGGAGTTACCGCCATCATGACAGTTGTCAACTCTTTCGGCGGGGCAGCAGTGGCAGGGTTTGGGGCCTCGCAGAGAATTGATAGTTTAATTATGCTGCCGGCGATGGCATTGGGTACAGCAGTCAATAGCATGGCAGGGCAAAATATTGGGGCTAACCGCTGGGACCGTGTTAGGGAGATTGCTATCTTTGGAGCTCTTTTTAATTTTATCATTATGCTTGTGATTACCATTATCGTCTTCTTATTCGCTGAACATTTGACTCGTTTGTTTATTCAGGAAGAAGAAGCCGTTTCATTTGGTACGGATTATTTAAGGATCATTGCCTTCTTTTATCCGTTTCTCGGTTTCAATTTCATTTTAAATGGCATTGTCAGAGGTTCCGGTGCCATGTATCAAGTGCTGGTGCTGAATATTTTCTCATTTTGGGTTTTGCGTTATCCTTTAACATTTATTTGTTCTAATGCTTTTGGGCAAAACGGCATTGCAATCGGCATGGGAATTGGTTTTATCATCAGCAGCATCTTCGCTTTTGCTTATTATAAATGGGGGAAATGGAGAAAGCAGAGGTTGTTTGCTTAACATGTCTTTTAAGTAACCGACCGGGCTGTATTTAAGAAAGTGAGAAAAAATCGTTGGGGATTCATTTTCATGAATGATCCCCAGCTTATCATTATAAAAAAACTACCGAGCTTTTAAAATAAAATCTGTCCCCGTCATCACAACAGGAATGGGGATACCACTGTGTATGAATCTTCCCACCGATCTATAAGGTTAAATAACACCGCCATTTTTCTGAATTTTATTCACTAAATTAACCTTAGAGTCATCCAAATGATTTTTGACAACAGCCTTAATATCGGTGACATTTCCTCCTTTTAAAGCTTCTACAATGGCAATATGCTGATGGATAGCTGATGTAATCATTTCTTTCGAGATAAGGGAACTTTCGACAGCTAAAAATCGATAATTCATTATGTTTGTATAGATACTGATATTTTTCTTGTTTCCTCCCAATTTTAAATACTCTAGATGAAAAGCCAGATTATAATCCTTCCTTAAATAGTCTTCAAGTGGAAGAATTTCTACGTCATAAAGAGATTGCTGAATAATTTGCTGCATCTTCGAAAGCTCTTTTAATAAGTCCTCTTTTGATAGCTGTGCAACTTTATCAACCACCCAAAATTCTAACATTAAACGTGTATCCATAATGTCTAATACATCTTGTATTTCGATAGCGTTTACAAAAGTGCCTACTTTTGAAACGGTGGTGACTAATCCGTCCATTTCAAGACGATTAAGGGCATCACGGATTGGTGTTCTGCTTACACCTAAATTCTGTACCAACTCCGGGATCAAAAGCTTTTGATGGGGATCAAACTCCCTGCGAATAATTTTATCCTTGAGAATATTATACGTTTTATCCCATAGATTTGAGTTATCAATTTTTGGAATATTCATCAGTTCTACTCCTTTATAACCAATATATAGAATTTTCTGTTATATACAACATATTTTAAACTAAAAGAAAAATATCGTCAATTAGATGACTGAAATCATCAAATTAAATCTATAAATTAAATAATTTTAATAATCAAACTATTGACAAAATTCTAAAGGCGAATTAACATACAGATAAATGATGTATACAACATTTAAGTGGTGGACGAGAAAAGGTCTGGTGGAAATCAGGAAGCGGTTACATTTTGAAAATGAAACTGCTGCCTTTGTACATCATTCTTTCCCTTCCATCAGGTACGAAAGTAATCTAATGACTAATTAGCACGAAGGAGGAATGAAATGATTAGGCCAGAAGGTATTATTGCAGCGATGATAACCCCTTTCACAAATGAACAAGAGGTTAACGAGCATGGAATTCGAAAACTAGTCAATCAATTAATTGATCGTGGTGTACATGGATTATTTTGTTTAGGAACAAATGGTGAATTTTTTTCGCTCACTTTTGATGAAAAGGTAGAGATTGCAAGAATCATAGTCGATGAAGCAAAAGGGAGAGTTCCCATCTATGTAGGGGCTGGTTGTATAAGCACTGCAGAAACAATCAGGTTAACGAAAAGGTTGGAGCAGTTGAATGTCGATGCCGTGTCCGTCATTACTCCTTATTTTCTGCCGTTCACTCAAGAGGAATTATACGAACATTACCGTCAGATCGCAAATTCAACTCAGCTTCCGATTATTCTTTATAATATTCCGGATCGTACCGGAAATAATTTGGAAGCGCATACAGTATCGAGGCTTTCAGAGATTGATAATATCGTAGGAATTAAAGATAGCAGCGGTAAGATTGATCAAATTTTACAATACCTAGATGTGGTTAACCCGGATTTTTCCGTTCTAGCTGGGACAGACTCTCTTATTTTACCTACTCTAATGGCTGGGGGAAAGGGAGCCATTGCTGCAACGGCAAATGTGCTTCCGCAAACAGTTGCATCAATCTATGAAAACTGGAAAGCCGAAAAATATGATGAAGCACAGATTGCTCAGACACAGTTAAGGGATCTGCGGTCAGCAATGAAGCTTGGAACACTTCCAGCAGGGTTAAAAGAAGCGCTTAATTTTACAGGATTTCCTGCTGGTCCATCAAGGTCTCCTGTCAGATCATTAACGAACCAAGATAAAAGTAAAGTAGAAACAATCATGAAAAAATATGCTGAAAACAACTTAATCAAATCAGTATAAGCTGGAATATGAATCGTACATCTAAGATATATTCATACATATTATTCACATAATTTGAAGGAGGTTTTGTATATGAAGAAGTTATTTGGTTTACTGTTTGCTTTCATGACAACGATTTTAGTGTTAACAGCCTGCGGTTCGTCAGGCCAGGATGCAAAAACCGCTTCCGGGAAAAATGCTGATGAAATAGAATTTCCCACTAAGCCAATTGAGCTGATTGTTCCTTGGGATGCTGGCGGCAGTACTGATCTTATCGCAAGAACATTAGCGAAGGAAGTAGAGAAGGAGCTAGGCCAGCCAGTTACGGTAGTCAACAAGCCGGGAGCAGGCGGTACACTAGCTGCTACCGAAGTTGCCAAGTCACCTGCAGATGGTTATAAAATCATGATTTCTTCAAATAGTCCATTTACCTCTCAACCGAATATAAAGCCAACACAATATTCAATTGAAGATTTCAGAGTCGTTCATGCTACAACATATGAGAATATGGCGATCCTGACACACTCCAATTCTAAATGGGATACGCTGGAAGATTTAATGAAGGAAAAAGATAGTGGTACGACTATTAAGTATGCAACCTCTGGAGCGGGTGGATTTTCTCATCTTGCTAGTGCGACATTTTTTGATGAATCTG from Metabacillus sediminilitoris carries:
- a CDS encoding DUF3574 domain-containing protein; this encodes MERKKIFYWFIPVLLIVLLANSVYASEQQETAKAKQSSALKGQFYLEDIVKIYVPSTYNIDQPIDNTPYVNKSLEEFSRMFGGATAINGTGSWLSDDNKLIKEKVTIVYSYAEDLDKTKINQVVDYAKSLKEELKQSSVSLEVNGKMYFIE
- a CDS encoding DinB family protein; translated protein: MERKSLQVSPLPEYEEEIGRWLWCLEDVRRTLITKLTGISQYTLDTKIDERQTIGSLLYHIALVEADWLYVEVLGTEWDPEIRSLFPLEVHSKDGSLTHIEGQSLEEHFHRLNKVREVFLSHFRSMDLTDWRKPRVLEHYDVSPEWVVYHLIEHESHHRGQIFQLLSNIQKLIK
- a CDS encoding MATE family efflux transporter yields the protein MSQHDFTDGRIMKQLYMFSGPIMLTNLLQVSYQFIDSLWVGNLLGANALGAVTVSSTVVLTVLSFILGINNAQLTILSQQKGREDDSGLKTYLNAFVVLLTALSILIGIIGFFFSMQILVMLNTPSEMLDGANVYLQINFIGILFLIGYNFISTVLRALGDSKTPLKFVMIAAILNTVLDPLFISGFDLGIQGAAYATVLSQGIAFLLGIIYTLRLKFVPFTFPSVPKREEVLLILKLGIPSGLQMTVIFAGVTAIMTVVNSFGGAAVAGFGASQRIDSLIMLPAMALGTAVNSMAGQNIGANRWDRVREIAIFGALFNFIIMLVITIIVFLFAEHLTRLFIQEEEAVSFGTDYLRIIAFFYPFLGFNFILNGIVRGSGAMYQVLVLNIFSFWVLRYPLTFICSNAFGQNGIAIGMGIGFIISSIFAFAYYKWGKWRKQRLFA
- a CDS encoding GntR family transcriptional regulator, with translation MNIPKIDNSNLWDKTYNILKDKIIRREFDPHQKLLIPELVQNLGVSRTPIRDALNRLEMDGLVTTVSKVGTFVNAIEIQDVLDIMDTRLMLEFWVVDKVAQLSKEDLLKELSKMQQIIQQSLYDVEILPLEDYLRKDYNLAFHLEYLKLGGNKKNISIYTNIMNYRFLAVESSLISKEMITSAIHQHIAIVEALKGGNVTDIKAVVKNHLDDSKVNLVNKIQKNGGVI
- the dapA gene encoding 4-hydroxy-tetrahydrodipicolinate synthase; translation: MIRPEGIIAAMITPFTNEQEVNEHGIRKLVNQLIDRGVHGLFCLGTNGEFFSLTFDEKVEIARIIVDEAKGRVPIYVGAGCISTAETIRLTKRLEQLNVDAVSVITPYFLPFTQEELYEHYRQIANSTQLPIILYNIPDRTGNNLEAHTVSRLSEIDNIVGIKDSSGKIDQILQYLDVVNPDFSVLAGTDSLILPTLMAGGKGAIAATANVLPQTVASIYENWKAEKYDEAQIAQTQLRDLRSAMKLGTLPAGLKEALNFTGFPAGPSRSPVRSLTNQDKSKVETIMKKYAENNLIKSV
- a CDS encoding tripartite tricarboxylate transporter substrate binding protein; translation: MKKLFGLLFAFMTTILVLTACGSSGQDAKTASGKNADEIEFPTKPIELIVPWDAGGSTDLIARTLAKEVEKELGQPVTVVNKPGAGGTLAATEVAKSPADGYKIMISSNSPFTSQPNIKPTQYSIEDFRVVHATTYENMAILTHSNSKWDTLEDLMKEKDSGTTIKYATSGAGGFSHLASATFFDESGLKGQYVPFKSGAETITALLGEQVDLITVHPGEAMEHVKSGKLKFLGVFSEDEAPEIPDVPTFKEKGMDLVWGVYKFIVVPKDVPEDVYKKLNEAFAEAYASDSYKEFLEKSNLTSYDKSPEQIEEKIKAEIKETKVWIDKIKFAQ